DNA from Rubripirellula lacrimiformis:
TTTGGAAGAATACAGCGCCCGATCGATGGGCGCCCGCACTATTTTGCGACGGGCGAACAGATTTCGACCAGATACCCGTTGTTGTCTCGCACGTAGCTGATCGTTTGCCCCCAAGGCTGCTGTGCGGGCGCCTTGACCGCGATCGCACCGGCAGCGATCGCGCGGTCGTACGCGGCTGACACGTCGTCGGTGACCAAGGCAACCTCGATACTGGGTGCCTCGCTTTGGACGTTCGTCTTGCGATATCCAAAGCCATGCGAATCAGCCAACGTTTCGGACACGAACGCAAGCGCCGTCTGCCCCGTTTCCATCTCCGCATAGTCCCCCTCGATGCCCCCATGCCGAAACCGGCACTCTAGCCCAAAAGCAGATTCATAGAAGTCGACCGCATCGGCGACGCTTGGGACATAAAGAATGACGTATCCGAGTTTCATGGTGAATCCATCTAGATTTGCGAACGGAACAAGAGGCCAATCAAAACGATAGGCATTTCCAGCGTTCGGGAATACAGGGCAAAGTTCGCAAGTCCGGAAGGGACATCCCCTCGATGCCGGTGGCCTCTGGCCATCGGTGTACTCGGCCGCCAACACGGACGACTCAGGTTCTGAATTGCCGGGTGCTGCGGTACCGGATATCCTTGCTGGATCGCTTGCCCCGTCCCATGCTCCTTGGTTGGTCCGACTGCTATGCAATTCCGAATGATCCTGCTGCTGATGTTTGCGGCGGCTACCTGCAGCGGCGCTATCGCACAACAGACCAAGGAACCAGCAAAGACAAAGGACAAGAAGAAGCCGGTGCCGGAGTTTCGTTGGGTCAATCCGATGCCTAAGAATCACCACCCCGCGCTGAGCCATCGAACGTTTCCTAGCGAATCGCTGGGGGTCGACGTCGGATACGTGATTCTGTTGCCGCCGGAATACGAAACATCGACCCGGCAAGCTTTCCCGGTTGTGTACTACCTCCATGGCGGACGCCCGGGGAGCGAAACCAAAAGTATCGGACTGGCCAAACCGATCTTCGACGCGATGAAGAATGCTGAGGTTTCGCCAGCAATCTATGTGTTCGTCAATGGCGGTCCGGTCAGCCACTATGACATGCCGGATGATCCGAAACGCAAAGGCGCCAGCGTGTTCACTGAAGAGCTGATCCCGCATATTGACGCAAACTATCGTACGATCGCCGACCGATCCGGACGTGGAATCGAAGGATTCTCCCAAGGCGGAAGAGCCACCATGCGATTGTCGCTTCGCCGGCCAGACCTGTTCTGCAGCGCGGCGGCCGGCGGCGGTGGCTACGCGTCCGAGAAACGGATCAGCGAAGAAGACGGATATGAGAACCCGAACCTTCGCTTCAGTCTCGGTGAAAACACCTGGGATCTTGCCCGCAGCTATGCAAAACGGAAATCGCCCGTCGTCCGCTGGATGATCTACGTGGGTGACCAAGGATTCAACTACCAGAACAACCTGCAGTACATGGAATTCCTAGACTCACTCGAAATCCCCCACCAGCGCATCGTTGTCCCGGGCGCTACCCATTCCGCCAAACAGATCTACGACGCCCAGGCACTCACGATCATGAAGTTCCATGCCGCAAATTTTGTCCAATCCGCAACAGTGGACAAACACGACGGAGTGCCTGCAAAGAACGTCGAACTGAAATAGAAGATTTCGCCGGCGAGCCAATGCGCCAATGCGCCAATTTCGTTCCCGGATAGGCAACGCTGCCGTGCCGCCGATGCAGGAAGGATTCGGTGTCAGCCGCTCGGGCCAATGCTGTGAAGTATTCATCCCATACGTTCGAAGGCATTTTTCGTAGCGGAACTCGTCAAGAGTTTCGGCCTAAGACGCGTGGATCAGCGAAAGTCTTGGCGACTTGTCGATCTAGTGAGCCGTGATCGCGTGAGCGGCCGGGCATTTTCCGTTGACAGTGGATCGCCGAAAGTCTTGGCGACTTTCGCTACGGAATGTGGCGGATCGCCGAAAGGGTTGACGGTTTGTCGATCTAGTGAGCCGTGATCGCGTGAGCGGCCGGGCATTTTCAGTTGCCAGTGGATCACCGAAAGTCTTGGCGACTTTCGCTACGGAATGTGGTTGACAGTGGATCGCCGAAAGGGTTGACGGTTTGTCGATCTAGTGAGCCGTGATCGCGTGAGCGGCCGGGCATTTTCAGTTGACAGTGGATCACTGAAAGTCTTGGCGACTTTCGCTACGAAATGTGGTTGACAGTGGATCACCGAAAGTCTTGACGGTTTGTCGATCTAGTGAGCCGTGATCGCGTGAGCGGCCGGGCATTTTCCGTTGACAGTTGCCAGTGGATCACCGAAAGTCTTGGCGACTTTCGCTACGAGACGTGTTGCTGCGTTGGGGCAAACGGCGTGTTCCCTAAAGACGAATGGCTACCTGCTTAATTGACTGCTAACAGGTCTTTGATCACGTGGCCGTGAACGTTCGTTAGCCTGCGTTCGATCCCGTTGTGATAATAGGTCAACCGTTCATGATTCAGTCCCATCAAGTGCAGGATGGTCGCGTTGAAATCGTAGACTGTCGCTTCGTTGACCGCGGCCTTGAAACCGAATTCGTCGCTCTCCCCATAGCTGTACGCCTTCTTGACTCCGGCACCGGCTAGGAAGCATGTGAACGCGCTGGGGTTGTGATCACGGCCGGTCCCATTGGCTTGCAGGAACGGCATCCGTCCGAACTCGGTGCACCACACGACCAGCGTGTGTTCCAACATGCCGCGTTGCTTCAGGTCCGCGATCAAGGCCGCAGTCGGCTGGTCCATGATTTCGGCCTGCATCGCATGCGTCTTGGCAATATCACTGTGCGAATCCCAATTGGTGATCCCGTTTCCGCCCGCCGGATCGCTTCCATTGAACAATTGAACCACACGCACTCCCTTTTCGAGCAGTCGCCGAGCGAGGATGCAGTTGTTGGCGTACGCCTTCTTCAGTTCGGTACCGGTGCCCGTGCCGTAGGCGTCGTGGATATGTTTCGGTTCGTTCGCGATGTCCATCACGTCCGGCACCGACGTCTGCATTCGTCCAGCCAGTTCGTAGCTGGCGATCCGTGCGGCAAGATCGGCATCGCCCGGGAAGTGCTGCATGTGTTTGGCGTTCAACTTCTGAAGCAGTGACACACTCGCAGCATCCGCCGAGCGACCAAATCCGTCAGGCCGATGCAGATTGGCTGGCGGACTATCAGCGGTAAAGTCCGTGCCTTGGAACGCGGCCGGCAAAAATCCGCTACCGAAGTTGTTCTTTCCACTGCGGGCTAACCCACGTGGGTCGTTGATGGCGACGAAGGCAGGCAGTTCCTGAGTCTCGCAGCCCAACGCGTAAGTCACCCAAGCACCGAACGATGGAAACCCTTCCATCGTGAATCCGGTGTTCATGAAGTTTTCGCCTTGGGGGTGAGCACTGGTCTGTGTGGTCAACGAATGCAGAAAGCAGAAGTCGTCCACCATCCCGGCAAGATTCGGCAACAGGTCAGATACCATCTTGCCGCTTTCGCCGCGTGGCTTGAAGTCCCAAAACGGTTTGGCGATATCACCCGTCGGTCCTTCGAACGTGACCTGCGGGATCCCAGGCGGCTTTTGCCCATGAAGCTTGTACAGGTCTGGCTTGTAATCGAAGGTGTCGACATGGCTGACCGCGCCCGGACAAAAGATCACCAGCACTTGTTTGGCGGGCGTCTCGAAGTGGGGCTTCCGCGACGCGTACGGATTCTTGTCATCGATTGCTGGACGGATCGGCGTTTTCGCATCGCTAGCTTCCGAAGCCAGCAGGTTATCACCGGCCAACAACTGCGACAGCGCAATCGCGCCCATCGACATTCCGGATTGACCTAGAAACGAACGACGGTCTAGCAGCGACCGCCCCAAGGGCGACAGTTTTTCAGGATTCATGATTCGATCGGTGGGTCAGATGAAAAATTCCAGGGGCGTTGGCTGATGCCGTGACAAGCAACCGGGCGACTTCGCCGCCCCGTGCCTGTGCGAACATCCGGTTACGGCAAAAACGCAAACTCGTTGGTGTTGATCAACGTGCGGCAGAGCAATTCAAGACTCTCGTTTTCCGCTAGCGCGATCGCCGCCTCACGTTCCTCGTCATCGGGTTGGCGGCAAAACAGTAACTCGAAACAGCGATCGACTTGGGCTGCCGTCTGGTCGCCCGCATCGTCCTTGGCACGACGTGCGAGCCAACCAGACTGCGACACCACAAAATCACTGTTCATCAAATTCAGCGCCTGCAGCGGCGTCGTTGAAACCGGCCGCTTCGCACGGATCTGTCCGCAATCCGGAAAATCGAACGCGGTGAAAATTCGATCGTCCACCCTTCGCATCCGTTCCTGGTACAGCATCCTGCGCCAAGTGTCTTCGCCGTAGTTGTCGACGACTTGCCATTGGGCATATCGCTTCTTGACATTGTGAATCCGATAGCTGGGACCACCGATCGATTCATCCAGTCGCCCGGATGCCAGCAGCACACTATCACGGATCACTTCGGCTTCCACACGCCGCGGCGGAAACCGCCACAGAAGCGTCGCCGATGCATCTTTCGACAAGCCGACCGAATCCGGTTGACTGGATTGCCGAAATGCTTTGGAAAGCACGATCATGCGGACCAAGTGCTTCACCGACCAAGGCCTCACCGAACCGTCTTCCGCGGCCCCCGGATTCACAAACTCACTGGCCAACCAATCCAACAATTCGGGGTGCGTCGGCGGAGCGCCGGCGAGTCCGAAGTCACTAGGCGTGGGCACAATTCCGGAACCGAAAATGTGGTGCCAGACCCGGTTTGCCATCACGCGAGCGGTCAGTGGGTTCTGTTCGTCCAACAACCAATCGGCGAACGCAAGGCGTCGGTCGGGGCCGGGACCATCGGGTTCAATGTCCAATTGACCGTTCAGACGAAGCGGAGCCGATGCAACGACTTTGTCGCGCGGGCTTTCGGGACTTCCTCTTGCCAAGACAAACGTTTCCACCGGA
Protein-coding regions in this window:
- a CDS encoding DUF1501 domain-containing protein translates to MNPEKLSPLGRSLLDRRSFLGQSGMSMGAIALSQLLAGDNLLASEASDAKTPIRPAIDDKNPYASRKPHFETPAKQVLVIFCPGAVSHVDTFDYKPDLYKLHGQKPPGIPQVTFEGPTGDIAKPFWDFKPRGESGKMVSDLLPNLAGMVDDFCFLHSLTTQTSAHPQGENFMNTGFTMEGFPSFGAWVTYALGCETQELPAFVAINDPRGLARSGKNNFGSGFLPAAFQGTDFTADSPPANLHRPDGFGRSADAASVSLLQKLNAKHMQHFPGDADLAARIASYELAGRMQTSVPDVMDIANEPKHIHDAYGTGTGTELKKAYANNCILARRLLEKGVRVVQLFNGSDPAGGNGITNWDSHSDIAKTHAMQAEIMDQPTAALIADLKQRGMLEHTLVVWCTEFGRMPFLQANGTGRDHNPSAFTCFLAGAGVKKAYSYGESDEFGFKAAVNEATVYDFNATILHLMGLNHERLTYYHNGIERRLTNVHGHVIKDLLAVN
- a CDS encoding VOC family protein — its product is MKLGYVILYVPSVADAVDFYESAFGLECRFRHGGIEGDYAEMETGQTALAFVSETLADSHGFGYRKTNVQSEAPSIEVALVTDDVSAAYDRAIAAGAIAVKAPAQQPWGQTISYVRDNNGYLVEICSPVAK
- a CDS encoding alpha/beta hydrolase — its product is MQFRMILLLMFAAATCSGAIAQQTKEPAKTKDKKKPVPEFRWVNPMPKNHHPALSHRTFPSESLGVDVGYVILLPPEYETSTRQAFPVVYYLHGGRPGSETKSIGLAKPIFDAMKNAEVSPAIYVFVNGGPVSHYDMPDDPKRKGASVFTEELIPHIDANYRTIADRSGRGIEGFSQGGRATMRLSLRRPDLFCSAAAGGGGYASEKRISEEDGYENPNLRFSLGENTWDLARSYAKRKSPVVRWMIYVGDQGFNYQNNLQYMEFLDSLEIPHQRIVVPGATHSAKQIYDAQALTIMKFHAANFVQSATVDKHDGVPAKNVELK